In Lysobacter sp. FW306-1B-D06B, the sequence TTTCGAGCGTTTCCTCGCTGTAGCCCTTGGGCTGCGGCTTGGGGTCGTCGAGTAGCGCCAGCGGCGGAATGCCGGTGCCGTCGCCGGTGTGGAACAGCGGAATCTGCGTCTCGCGCTTGGCGCGGTCGCTTTTCTCTACGACGGCGGCCGGCGGCGGCGGTTCGATCTTCACCGGCTCGCGCTTGGCGCGCAGCTGGGTGTCGGCCTTGCGGGCTTCCTCGCGCTCCTCGCGGAAGGCGCGCGTCTGCTGCCACTCGGTCGCCTGCTTCTCGCCCTGGCGGAACAGCTTGCTCACCGTCGGACCGAGCGCGAGCACCCACTGCCCGATCTTGTCCATCACCGCGAACCACGAAAGCCCGGTCGCCAGCGTCACCGACACCAGCAGCAGCGCGAGCAGGAACAGGTTGCCGCCCACCGGACCGAAGCCGCTGTAGAGCGACTTGCCGACGAGCTGGCCAAGGATGCCGCCGGCGCGCGCGGAGAACGCTTCGGCATGGCCAACGCGCAGCTCCAGCAGGCCCGTGGCCGAAACGAGGAAGCCGACGATGCCGACCAGCCGCAGCGCCGGACCGAAGTCCGCGTCGCCATCGCCGTCGCTGTCCATGCCGAACAACGCGATCCACGCGATCGCGCCGAGCATGATCGGCAGCAGGAACGCGACGTAGCCGCACAGATACAGCAGCACGTCCGCCGTCCAGGCACCCACGCGCCCGCCGACGTTGTGCAGCGGCGCGGTCACGCTGCCCGAATGCGACCAACCCGGATCCTGCGTCGAGAACGTGACCAGGCTCGCCAGCAGATACAGCAGCAGCGGCGCGATCAGGATCAGCGCGATGTCGCGCATCAGCCGCTGCTTGCGCGGCGACGGCGGCAGCTTCTCGGCCTTGAGCTTCTTTCGACTGGCTGCGGACGCTTGCGCCACCGTGATGTTCTGCCTCAAATGGATTGCGTTAGTTGTTGAATATACGACAGAAGCGGCGGATTCGTGATTTGGGATTGGAGATTCGCTCCCCAACCCTCGTTACGCCTCCCGACCGGTCGAAGCCACGGCTTCGGGTGCCAAACGGACGGAGCCCGGGCGACCCATGGCCGCCCGGGCTCCTTGATTGTAGTTCGGGACTCCCCGGGTGCGGCGGGACCCACTCCTGCGAATCCCGTCTCCCGAATCCCGGCTTTTAGACCTTCATGTCCTGCAGCGCCGGGTGGACGATCTTGCCGCCCTCGACGTTGATGCCGCGCACCAGCGCCTGGTTCTGGCGCCACGAGTCGCCCGAGGCCAGCTTGTTGACCCACGGCAGGATCGCCGCGCAGATCGCCTGCGAGCTGGTCTGCGGCACGGCGCCGGGCATGTTGGTCACGCAGAAGTGGGTCACGCCCTCTTCGACGTAGGTCGGCTCCTTCCAGGTGGTCGGGCGCGAGGTTTCGAAGCAACCGCCCTGGTCGATCGAGATGTCGACCAGCACGCTGCCGGCTTCCATGCCCTTGAGCATTTCGCGGTTCATGACGTGCGGGGCCTTGGCGCCGGTGACCAGCACCGCGCCGACGACGAGGTCGGCCGAGGCCACTTCGCGCGCGACGACGTCGGCGTACGGGTACAGCGCGGTGACGTTGTTGCCCAGGCGCATCATTTCGTCCATGCGGTCCTGGCGCATTTCGAACACCACGACATTCGAGCCGCCCGCCGCGGCCAGCTGCGCCGACGCGCTGCCGGCCTTGCCCGCGCCGAAGACCACGACCTTG encodes:
- a CDS encoding alanine dehydrogenase, with amino-acid sequence MRIGVPKETKTLEGRVALVPAAAGDLVKRGHEVWIEKDAGIKSGFKDEQYTQLGVKIAPDAAALYEKGELIVKVKEPIAGDLAHLRKDHLLFCYLHLAAEPKLTRQLLDIGLTGVAFETVELPNGDLPLLAPMSVIAGKIAVQVGTHLLHQPEGGKGKLLGGLPSTERGKVVVFGAGKAGSASAQLAAAGGSNVVVFEMRQDRMDEMMRLGNNVTALYPYADVVAREVASADLVVGAVLVTGAKAPHVMNREMLKGMEAGSVLVDISIDQGGCFETSRPTTWKEPTYVEEGVTHFCVTNMPGAVPQTSSQAICAAILPWVNKLASGDSWRQNQALVRGINVEGGKIVHPALQDMKV